From Deinococcus malanensis:
CGGCGGGCCCCGTCCCGGAGTGCGGCCTGGGGTCCACGTCGCAGGGCGTGGTCCAGTAACTCGTAGGCGTCCAGCGCGGCCAGACCATGCGCCGGGCCCTGCAGCGCACAGAGGGCTGCCAGGGTCGCGTGGTGCAGGCTGGCCCCGCCGCTGGCGGCCACCCGGCCGGTAAAGGTGCTCACATTGAGTTCGTGGTCAGCCAGCAGTACCAGGGCACGTCGCAGAAGCCCTGAGCTTTCAGGAACGCCCCAGGCGCGCGACAACCGGGCGTGGAGTGGCAAGTCAGGAGCTGGCGGCAAGCCTTCGTGCCGTTCCAGGGTGGCGTACAGCAGATTCAGAACCCGGGCGGCCTGGGCAGGCAGGGCTTCGGGCCGGGTGTCCAGGGCCGTAATGTCATGCGCTCCTGCATGGGTCAAGGCATAGCCAAATGCCTCTACAGGCACAGCCGCAGGAGGATGGGTGCTGAGATTGAGCCGGGCACGCAGTGGCAACTGCACCCAGCCCTGCCGGTCCCCCGTCCAGAGCAGCGCGGCGACCTCCTCGACCGTGGCGTCCTCCGACAGGATCAGTGCGTCCAGACCGCAGTAAACCAGATGGCCTTCGGTGATTTGCGT
This genomic window contains:
- a CDS encoding citrate synthase family protein, which gives rise to MKDTRSADGTLSTSEAAALLGVKPATLYAYVSRGLIRSEPGPGGTRQRRYHARDVQALAARQLSRRDLARAMQGAVQEAVDGALHWGSPVLESALTQITEGHLVYCGLDALILSEDATVEEVAALLWTGDRQGWVQLPLRARLNLSTHPPAAVPVEAFGYALTHAGAHDITALDTRPEALPAQAARVLNLLYATLERHEGLPPAPDLPLHARLSRAWGVPESSGLLRRALVLLADHELNVSTFTGRVAASGGASLHHATLAALCALQGPAHGLAALDAYELLDHALRRGPQAALRDGARRSPGLAGFGHPLYPAGDPRGGALMAALQQSHAAAPAVEMALTLQETVRQDTGMTANVDLALATLIHALRRDAGDTLTLFALARAAGWLAHILESFRSGQMIRPRARYVGP